AGGCTTGCCCATCGGACCGGCGCCGCTCCACTACGTCAATCCGACCTACACCGGACCGACCTATAGGGAATGGCTTGAGGCACGTCATCCGGGCGGATATGAGAAGATCTACGAACAGCGGCGACTTCCTGAATACAAAGAGAATCTGACGGCGATCGTTAATGTGCTTTCGGAGGAGGAGTACGTGGATTACTGGATCGCCTCCCAGGCCATCGATTTCCTCAAGAGACATGGGAATTCCCTGCCGTTTTTCCTCTGGATCGGATTCTGCGGCCCACATACTCCTTTAGATCCACCTCGTCGTTACGCGGAGATGTACCCGATCGAGAAGATGCCGCTTCCGAAAACCTATCTCGCGGATCTGAGCGACAAGCCAGAGTTCCTGCGACACAGGAGGAATAGGCGGTTTACCGGCGAGGATACGACCTTAATCCGACGTTGCATCGCCCACTATTATGCTTTGATCACGCTGATCGACGATCAGATCGGGCGTATCTGGACGGTGCTTGAGGAGACCGGCCTCGCGGAAGACACTATAATTATCTTCACCTCCGACCATGGCGATATGCTGGGGGATTTCGGTATGATGGGGAAGGCCAATTTCTATGAGCCGGTGATACGGGTGCCCACCATCCTCGTTCTTCCATCTCGATTTAAACGGGTGGTTCATCGCTTTGACGGTTTAGTCGAGACGATGTCCCTGGCCCCAACGGTTCTCGATTATGCCGGCATCGATCGGCCGCCGGAGATGACGGCTAAAAGTTGGCGTTCCATCGTCGAGGGAGAGGCTGATGGTGAGACGGCGATCCTATGCGAATATGTCTCCAATGATCGGAAGCTCAAGGCCAAGTGTGTGCGGACCGATCGTTACAAGCTCGTAAGCTGGGGAGGAGGCGTTGGAGAACTCTACGATCTTCAGGAGGATCCTCTCGAGCTGCGTAATCTCTACGATGACCCGGAGTACCTCTCTCTGCGCGATGAGATGAAGGATATCCTACTTGAGAGGTTAGCCGAGTCGGAGATGCCGCCGTATACGCAGTGGTTGGAGGAACTACCCGGGCATGTCCTCAGGGCGTAGACCGAGGAGCCTAAGGGCGTTGTGACCCAGGATAAGGCGTTTCTCGTCGTCAGTTAAGTCGGTATGAAGCACGGCCTGAGGCCATAGCCCCTCGCTGCCATAGAGGATCTTCTCCGCTCCGATAATGCGCGCCGCATGCGTGATGAGCATTT
This window of the Candidatus Poribacteria bacterium genome carries:
- a CDS encoding sulfatase-like hydrolase/transferase, with product MSNKEKRPNIIVITTDQQRYDTLGVMGNEIVKTPNLDTSAARGVLFSHAYVQSPICIPSRACLHTGRYIHQHGVQYMEEVIDTTPPLPPWEKTFMERLQESGYVTGAVGKIHMMQPKGYDEMILTGGKGARWTRSEGLPIGPAPLHYVNPTYTGPTYREWLEARHPGGYEKIYEQRRLPEYKENLTAIVNVLSEEEYVDYWIASQAIDFLKRHGNSLPFFLWIGFCGPHTPLDPPRRYAEMYPIEKMPLPKTYLADLSDKPEFLRHRRNRRFTGEDTTLIRRCIAHYYALITLIDDQIGRIWTVLEETGLAEDTIIIFTSDHGDMLGDFGMMGKANFYEPVIRVPTILVLPSRFKRVVHRFDGLVETMSLAPTVLDYAGIDRPPEMTAKSWRSIVEGEADGETAILCEYVSNDRKLKAKCVRTDRYKLVSWGGGVGELYDLQEDPLELRNLYDDPEYLSLRDEMKDILLERLAESEMPPYTQWLEELPGHVLRA